A genomic stretch from Helianthus annuus cultivar XRQ/B chromosome 1, HanXRQr2.0-SUNRISE, whole genome shotgun sequence includes:
- the LOC110931614 gene encoding uncharacterized protein LOC110931614 — protein sequence MPIDKSWIDSPRHSPHYKQGLESFIEMCERVIKNHDEVRCPCTKCKNSGLKTMAEMKYHLRINSFWKEYTKWTYHRDTTPIAEVNDVAPQDGMVNVIEDIRGERMEEDTYLNQENSNGDGSGVVDDFEDLVKEVETELYPGCTKFSSIDFLAKLMNIKDTYHFQNEGVDRLLSLLRESMPEGNKIPPSYYVAKKTFKKIGLAYEMIDVCTNDCALFWKENESLQNCPVCNESRWVDKDTKGTKVARKVLRYFPLTPRLRRLYCSRHTAKYMIWHSTGRSEDGTMRHPVDGSAWQDFDKKYPNFAMEPRNVRLGLAADGFNPFNNGSGSSTHSTWPVILTTYNLPPWLCMRESTFMLTLLIPGPKSPGKDIDVFLRPLVDELKQLWQTGVRTKDAATNTYFTMKAALLWTINDFPARSSLSGWSGQGYMACPTCNQDTPSIRVTGKCAYVGHRRFLDANHPWRTSLDFNGRPETRDPPRQFSPADIEAQLGRLVNRLPGKHPDFGGGRITRSDYELNWSKRSIFFDLEYWSSLQLKHNLDVMHIEKNVCDSLLGTLLMNDKSKDTPNARSDLEKLNIRPSQWLKQSGGKFLSPHPKYSFKSDDRKLFCQFIKNVKLPDGFGSNISKRVTDNNANITGLKSHDCHILMQRLIPIGVRGLLTKDTSTPIVDLCMFFKQLCSRTLLVDDMKKAKDDIVTILCKLEMIYPPAFFDIMVHLLVHLPDEAIAGGPVAFRWMYPFERYMKKLKNYVKNPARPEGCIAEGYVFEEALTFCSMYLKDVHTKFNRPDRNDDVVVEKRKLWVFESKCRYVGARKEKYLSFIEKGKMEWFVLENCAEVREYMK from the coding sequence ATGCCTATCGATAAAAGTTGGATTGATTCCCCACGTCATTCACCTCACTACAAGCAAGGACTCGAGTCATTTATCGAGATGTGTGAAAGAGTGATAAAAAACCACGATGAAGTTAGATGTCCGTGTACCAAATGTAAAAATTCCGGCTTAAAAACTATGGCAGAAATGAAATACCATTTGCGTATTAACAGTTTTTGGAAGGAATACACGAAGTGGACTTATCACAGGGACACGACTCCAATTGCAGAAGTAAACGATGTTGCGCCACAAGACGGTATGGTAAACGTTATTGAAGACATTAGGGGGGAGCGTATGGAAGAAGATACATACCTTAACCAAGAGAACTCGAATGGAGATGGTAGCggtgttgttgatgattttgaAGACCTGGTGAAGGAAGTTGAAACAGAATTATATCCTGGTTGTACCAAGTTTTCTTCTATCGACTTTTTAGCAAAGCTTATGAATATAAAGGATACGTACCATTTTCAAAATGAAGGAGTAGATCGACTCCTCTCGTTGTTGCGAGAGTCAATGCCAGAAGGCAACAAGATTCCCCCTTCGTATTATGTAGCTAAGAAGACATTTAAGAAGATTGGTTTGGCATATGAGATGATAGATGTGTGCACAAATGATTGTGCTCTCTTTTGGAAAGAAAACGAGTCCTTGCAGAATTGTCCCGTTTGTAATGAGAGTCGATGGGTCGATAAAGACACAAAAGGCACGAAGGTGGCTCGTAAGGTGTTACGATACTTTCCTTTGACGCCTAGACTACGACGTTTGTATTGTTCAAGGCACACAGCGAAATATATGATATGGCATAGTACCGGACGATCGGAAGATGGGACTATGCGTCATCCAGTTGATGGATCTGCATGGCAAGACTTTGATAAAAAGTACCCAAACTTCGCGATGGAGCCACGAAATGTTCGCTTAGGGCTTGCAGCTGACGGTTTTAATCCCTTTAACAACGGTAGTGGATCCTCGACTCATAGCACGTGGCCGGTTATACTCACCACATATAATCTGCCTCCCTGGCTATGCATGCGAGAGTCCACATTCATGTTGACTTTGTTGATTCCTGGCCCTAAATCACCGGGGAAAGACATAGACGTTTTCCTTAGACCGTTAGTGGATGAGCTTAAGCAATTGTGGCAGACAGGTGTACGTACTAAAGACGCAGCAACAAACACATACTTCACAATGAAGGCGGCGTTGTTATGGACCATAAATGACTTTCCAGCCCGTAGTAGCCTATCAGGTTGGAGCGGACAAGGCTACATGGCATGCCCAACTTGTAACCAAGACACTCCTTCAATACGTGTAACTGGTAAATGTGCTTATGTTGGTCATCGCCGGTTCTTAGATGCCAACCATCCTTGGAGAACAAGTCTCGACTTTAACGGGAGACCCGAGACACGAGACCCTCCGAGACAGTTTAGCCCAGCTGACATAGAAGCTCAACTAGGTCGTTTAGTTAATCGTCTACCAGGCAAGCATCCAGATTTTGGAGGTGGGAGGATAACCCGGTCAGATTACGAGTTGAACTGGTCCAAAAGAAGCATATTTTTTGACCTTGAGTATTGGTCTTCTCTGCAGCTGAAACATAACTTAGATGTAATGCATATAGAGAAAAATGTGTGCGACAGCTTGCTCGGTACTCTTCTAATGAACGATAAGAGCAAAGACACGCCAAATGCGCGGTCCGACTTGGAAAAACTAAACATTCGGCCGTCACAATGGCTGAAACAATCGGGTGGCAAGTTCTTAAGTCCCCACCCAAAGTACTCATTCAAGTCCGATGATCGAAAACTTTTTTGTCAgtttataaaaaatgttaaattaCCAGATGGGTTTGGATCTAATATCAGTAAGAGGGTGACAGATAACAATGCTAACATTACCGGGTTGAAATCTCATgactgtcatatcctcatgcaaCGTTTGATACCTATTGGGGTTAGAGGGCTTTTGACTAAAGATACATCTACACCAATAGTAGACCTTTGTATGTTCTTTAAGCAACTTTGCTCTAGAACACTATTGGTGGATGATATGAAGAAAGCAAAGGATGACATTGTTACCATCTTATGCAAGTTAGAGATGATCTATCCACCTGCGTTTTTTGACATTATGGTTCATTTACTTGTGCATTTACCTGATGAAGCGATTGCGGGAGGTCCAGTAGCTTTTAGATGGATGTATCCATTTGAAAGGTACATGAAAAAACTAAAGAACTATGTCAAAAACCCGGCAAGGCCTGAAGGTTGTATAGCTGAAGGTTATGTGTTTGAAGAAGCTCTAACATTTTGTTCAATGTACCTTAAAGATGTTCATACTAAGTTCAATCGCCCAGATAGAAACGATGATGTCGTTGTTGAAAAAAGAAAGTTATGGGTGTTTGAGTCCAAATGTCGTTATGTTGGCGCAAGAAAGGAGAAATATCTATCATTCATCGAAAAAGGCAAGATGGAATGGTTTGTCCTCGAAAACTGCGCAGAAGTTAGGGAGTACATGAAGTGA
- the LOC118491456 gene encoding uncharacterized protein LOC118491456: MADVAPWGHGGDGAGDPPLPPGGFRGTHETDAVPPKRVRGKAKNEKLRRLENFNFDEVERDIEAKNLTGGIRAVLMKRYSDRKHDAKKLFKSKGGYNDLESARAFHPPDMPYDNWLRTIEGFREEKYIKRSNANTLVREKQQFPYRGGTSSYGSTAYKNDMGWVPTYAKTHTDNQGNWVDPVAEQNYRNIQHATSEWSGEGPPIAPYQEALGERRGWYRGMGPKTSSNTSSHSSSNMSSSQSRTQEPFSEDFVNSLFQTPSFLNQLNNYLASQGKGKGKSKDYDSDNLFDNESDDEPNDNDDDE, encoded by the exons ATGGCTGATGTGGCCCCCTGGGGACATGGGGGTGACGGCGCTGGTGATCCACCGCTTCCTCCTGGTGGATTTCGTGGCACACACGAGACAGACG CGGTTCCCCCGAAGAGGGTTAGGGGGAAAGCAAAAAACGAGAAACTAAGGCGTCTA gaaaatttcaattttgatgAAGTGGAACGTGATATAGAGGCCAAAAACTTGACGGGTGGCATTAGGGCTGTGCTTATGAAGCGGTACTCTGACCGCAAGCACGATGCTAAAAAATTATTTAAGAGCAAGGGAGGTTACAATGATCTTGAGAGTGCAAGGGCATTCCATCCCCCGGATATGCCCTATGATAACTGGTTGAGAACCATCGAAGGTTTCCGGgaagaaaaatatattaaaagaagcAATGCCAACACACTAGTACGCGAGAAACAACAATTCCCATACCGTGGGGGGACATCTTCGTACGGTAGCACCGCctataaaaat GATATGGGTTGGGTACCTACGTATGCTAAAACCCACACAGACAATCAAGGGAATTGGGTTGATCCGGTTGCTGAACAAAATTAC CGGAACATACAACACGCGACAAGTGAATGGAGCGGTGAGGGTCCGCCAATTGCCCCGTATCAGGAAGCGTTGGGTGAGCGGCGAGGATGGTACCGCGGGATGGGGCCTAAAACTTCTTCCAACACGTCCTCGCACTCGTCATCTAACATGTCGTCTTCGCAATCTCGGACGCAAGAACCCTTTTCCGAG GATTTTGTTAACAGCTTGTTCCAAACCCCGTCATTTTTGAACCAACTTAACAACTATCTTGCTtcacaaggaaaaggaaaaggaaagtcaAAAGACTACGATTCTGACAACTTATTCGATAATGAATCCGACGATGAACCCAATGATAACGATGACGATGAGTGA